In Juglans regia cultivar Chandler chromosome 5, Walnut 2.0, whole genome shotgun sequence, the following are encoded in one genomic region:
- the LOC109002654 gene encoding fasciclin-like arabinogalactan protein 4 has translation MAVLIHIPHIAPLTPLFLLLLLSHAPLPILALNITNLLSSFPELSSFASLISSTNISSDFSHRTSVTLLAVPNPYVSSSDVLTRRLSSTSLADVLRYHVLLQYFSWSDLQKIPPSGVLVTTLFQTTGRATSNYGSVNITRNPTSGVVSIHSPEPYSPSNATVLSLVKTLPYNVTILAVNSLLVPSNFDLMASETHPTLGLNITKALIDGHNFNVAASMLSASGVVEEFEADEGGAGITLFVPVDTAFADLPATVRLQSLAADKKAVVLKFHVLHSYYPLGSLESIVNPVQPTLATEATGAGSFTLNISRINGSVAIDTGVVQASVTQTVFDQNPVAIFGVSEVLLPREIFGKGPMGNGKPGSTVMYGAQPPDSALSPENSPGLNNPPSHLSSPPGFREDITSGAATGNGGDLRSLVLALCCIALNVVV, from the coding sequence ATGGCTGTTCTAATCCACATTCCCCATATCGCCCCTTTAACTCCGCTCTTTTTGCTGCTCCTTCTATCCCACGCACCTCTGCCCATCCTCGCCTTGAACATTACCAACCTGCTATCTTCCTTCCCGGAGCTATCCTCCTTCGCGTCCCTCATCTCCTCCACCAATATCTCCTCCGATTTCTCCCACCGTACATCTGTAACTCTTCTCGCCGTCCCCAACCCTTACGTATCGTCGTCTGACGTCCTCACGCGCCGTCTCTCTTCCACCTCCCTCGCCGACGTCCTTCGCTACCACGTCCTTCTGCAGTACTTCTCCTGGTCTGACCTCCAGAAGATTCCTCCATCCGGCGTCCTCGTCACCACCCTCTTCCAGACCACCGGCCGCGCTACCAGCAACTACGGCTCTGTCAACATCACCCGCAACCCTACCAGCGGCGTTGTCTCGATCCACTCCCCTGAGCCTTACTCCCCTTCAAACGCCACCGTTCTCTCCCTCGTCAAAACCCTTCCCTATAATGTCACCATCTTGGCCGTCAATTCCCTCCTCGTCCCCTCCAACTTCGATCTCATGGCCTCCGAGACCCACCCGACCCTGGGGCTGAACATCACCAAGGCCTTGATCGACGGCCACAACTTCAACGTCGCGGCATCGATGTTGTCTGCCTCTGGCGTGGTGGAGGAGTTCGAGGCCGACGAGGGCGGGGCTGGGATAACGCTCTTCGTCCCTGTGGACACCGCCTTCGCCGATCTTCCGGCCACCGTGAGGCTTCAGTCTCTCGCAGCAGATAAGAAAGCGGTAGTCTTGAAGTTCCACGTGCTGCACTCCTACTATCCATTGGGTTCTCTGGAGTCAATTGTGAACCCGGTCCAACCCACATTGGCCACAGAGGCCACGGGGGCCGGGAGCTTCACCCTCAACATTTCTAGGATTAATGGGTCTGTCGCGATCGATACTGGAGTCGTTCAGGCTTCGGTGACTCAGACCGTTTTCGATCAGAACCCTGTGGCAATCTTCGGTGTCTCGGAAGTGCTATTGCCGAGGGAGATCTTTGGTAAAGGTCCTATGGGGAATGGCAAGCCTGGAAGCACCGTAATGTACGGTGCTCAACCGCCCGATAGCGCTCTCTCGCCAGAGAACTCTCCGGGACTGAATAACCCGCCCTCACATCTGTCGTCTCCACCTGGTTTCCGTGAAGATATCACATCAGGAGCTGCTACCGGTAATGGTGGTGACCTACGGAGCTTGGTACTCGCTCTGTGTTGTATAGCATTGAATGTAGTTGTATGA
- the LOC109002611 gene encoding glutathione S-transferase T3-like codes for MDTHFEDDPFFTTLLQSGGGGCNSTPTQHSNVVIQATTTDCEKRHHSKKVQRGASFTVEEDNLLVSAWLNISIDAIRGTDQKSTQMWERITTFYHEYKKPNIVDRSEGSLMNRWSTIQKLTNKFCAYIAQVESLHPSGATEQDKIEKAKMLYKEMVGSNFTMEHCWCLLRHQPKWQQHISTFGKKRKPQEKYVGEVDVDLAEEDLEVLTERPPGKKAEKERERKRKSMEGKEDSKSYSGCTSTSPSTPYGGV; via the exons ATGGACACACATTTTGAGGATGAccccttcttcaccactctcttaCAAAGTGGGGGAGGAGGTTGTAATAGCACCCCAACGCAACATTCTAATGTTGTGATCCAAGCAACCACAACTGACTGTGAAAAGAGGCATCattcaaaaaaagttcaaagaggtGCATCTTTCACTGTAGAGGAGGATAATCTCCTCGTCTCAGCTTGGCTCAACATTAGCATCGATGCGATCAGGGGTACTGATCAAAAGTCAACTCAAATGTGGGAAAGAATTACcacattttatcatgaatataaaaaaccaaacattGTTGACCGTTCTGAGGGCTCATTGATGAATCGATGGTCCACGATTCAAAAATTGACAAATAAGTTCTGTGCATATATAGCACAGGTAGAGTCATTGCACCCGAGTGGTGCaaccgagcaagacaag ATTGAGAAGGCCAAGATGTTGTACAAAGAGATGGTAGGGTCTAATTTTACAATGGAACATTGTTGGTGTCttttgagacaccaaccaaaatggcagcaACACATATCTACCTTTGGTAAGAAGAGAAAgccacaagaaaaatatgttggtgAAGTTGATGTTGATTTAGCCGAGGAGGACCTGGAGGTTCTTACTGAGAGACCTCCAGGCAAAAAagctgagaaagaaagggagaggaagcggAAGTCGATGGAAGGCAAAGAG GATTCGAAGTCTTATTCTGGATGTACATCTACATCTCCGTCGACGCCTTATGGAGGTGTCTAA